A region of Arabidopsis thaliana chromosome 5, partial sequence DNA encodes the following proteins:
- a CDS encoding proline-rich family protein (proline-rich family protein; FUNCTIONS IN: molecular_function unknown; INVOLVED IN: biological_process unknown; LOCATED IN: chloroplast; Has 1807 Blast hits to 1807 proteins in 277 species: Archae - 0; Bacteria - 0; Metazoa - 736; Fungi - 347; Plants - 385; Viruses - 0; Other Eukaryotes - 339 (source: NCBI BLink).): MSLISANLMRGTFFVCSSFKSKPWSGRLITAVKSVSCTSKPVRGLTNYSTGVYFVSQTGPPEIKFPGGSPSEKELPSGPSRGPELAPLEVPELPNIPEISPSETPPEVTTVPSDPPPLGPPQTPGPEFPVPPSPSPPMPDTPNPPTPKTPPDVVPPIWEPPRPPDIFPPESPPPGIDPPPPLGPTIM; encoded by the coding sequence ATGTCTTTGATCTCCGCAAATCTTATGCGAGGcactttttttgtatgttcaTCATTCAAGTCTAAGCCATGGTCTGGAAGGTTAATCACCGCGGTGAAATCGGTTTCGTGTACTTCTAAGCCGGTTAGAGGGTTAACCAACTATAGTACCGGGGTCTATTTCGTTAGCCAAACCGGTCCACCAGAAATCAAGTTTCCCGGTGGATCTCCTTCGGAGAAAGAGTTACCTTCAGGACCAAGTAGAGGACCAGAGTTGGCTCCATTAGAAGTTCCGGAGCTTCCTAATATACCAGAGATAAGTCCGTCGGAAACTCCACCGGAAGTTACAACGGTTCCAAGTGATCCACCCCCGCTTGGACCACCGCAGACTCCGGGCCCGGAGTTTCCGGTTCCACCATCTCCATCTCCACCGATGCCAGATACTCCAAATCCTCCTACACCAAAAACACCACCTGATGTAGTGCCTCCGATTTGGGAACCACCTCGACCACCGGATATCTTCCCACCGGAGAGTCCACCACCGGGAATTGACCCGCCACCGCCTTTAGGACCCACCATCATGTAG
- the PnsB5 gene encoding NAD(P)H dehydrogenase 18 (NAD(P)H dehydrogenase 18 (NDH18); FUNCTIONS IN: molecular_function unknown; INVOLVED IN: response to oxidative stress; LOCATED IN: chloroplast thylakoid membrane, chloroplast; EXPRESSED IN: 22 plant structures; EXPRESSED DURING: 13 growth stages; Has 30201 Blast hits to 17322 proteins in 780 species: Archae - 12; Bacteria - 1396; Metazoa - 17338; Fungi - 3422; Plants - 5037; Viruses - 0; Other Eukaryotes - 2996 (source: NCBI BLink).) produces MATVTILSPKSIPKVTDSKFGARVSDQIVNVVKCGKSGRRLKLAKLVSAAGLSQIEPDINEDPIGQFETNSIEMEDFKYGYYDGAHTYYEGEVQKGTFWGAIADDIAAVDQTNGFQGLISCMFLPAIALGMYFDAPGEYLFIGAALFTVVFCIIEMDKPDQPHNFEPQIYKLERGARDKLINDYNTMSIWDFNDKYGDVWDFTIEKDDIATR; encoded by the exons ATGGCAACGGTCACGATTCTCTCACCCAAATCGATTCCAAAGGTCACTGATTCCAAATTCGGAGCTAGGGTTTCTGATCAGATCGTCAATGTCGTAAAATGCGGCAAATCCGGCCGGAGATTGAAGTTAGCGAAGCTGGTCTCAGCGGCTGGATTGTCACAGATCGAACCAGACATCAACGAAGACCCGATTGGTCAATTCGAGACTAATAGCATTGAAATG GAAGATTTCAAGTATGGATATTACGATGGAGCTCATACTTACTATGAAGGAGAAGTTCAAAAGG GAACATTTTGGGGAGCAATTGCTGATGACATTGCTGCTGTGGATCAAACTAATGGGTTTCAAG GTTTGATCTCTTGTATGTTTCTTCCTGCTATAGCTCTTGGGATGTATTTTGATGCTCCG GGTGAGTACTTGTTCATAGGTGCAGCGTTATTCACGGTAGTGTTCTGTATAATAGAGATGGATAAACCTGACCAGCCACACAACTTCGAGCCTCAGATATACAAATTGGAGAGAGGAGCTCGTGACAAGCTCATTAATGACTACAACACAATGAGCATTTGGGACTTTAATGACAAATATGGTGATGTATGGGATTTCACCATTGAGAAAGATGATATCGCCACACGATAA
- a CDS encoding non-LTR retrolelement reverse transcriptase-like protein (BEST Arabidopsis thaliana protein match is: Polynucleotidyl transferase, ribonuclease H-like superfamily protein (TAIR:AT2G04420.1); Has 30201 Blast hits to 17322 proteins in 780 species: Archae - 12; Bacteria - 1396; Metazoa - 17338; Fungi - 3422; Plants - 5037; Viruses - 0; Other Eukaryotes - 2996 (source: NCBI BLink).) — translation MESFEHSPSESIKSPDATNEAEEWITNGLCAQVPTPSTTNGTTRQFQSQWQKPHMGWIKCNYDGSFVNRVRGSTAAWIIRDDNGVFKGAAQATGDCKLLVNVLNGRGSRFDAINWIHEIKVWRNKFDAIKFTWSHRSTNQPADILAKNQKHALSSYIVHSFIPLCISNALFSDYVS, via the exons ATGGAGAGCTTCGAACATTCCCCTTCCGAGTCTATCAAATCCCCAG ATGCTACAAATGAAGCGGAAGAATGGATCACAAATGGCTTATGTGCGCAAGTTCCCACTCCGAGTACGACTAATGGCACAACTAGGCAGTTTCAGAGTCAGTGGCAAAAACCACATATGGGATGGATTAAGTGTAATTACGATGGCAGCTTTGTGAATCGAGTTCGTGGCTCTACGGCAGCTTGGATAATTAGAGATGATAACGGCGTGTTCAAAGGGGCTGCTCAAGCGACAG GCGACTGCAAGCTCCTAGTCAATGTTCTGAATGGAAGAGGCTCAAGATTTGATGCTATCAATTGGATCCATGAAATCAAAGTTTGGAGAAATAAGTTTGACGCAATCAAGTTCACGTGGTCACACAGATCAACAAATCAACCTGCTGATATTTTAGcgaaaaaccagaaacatgCTCTGTCTTCATACATAGTTCATAGCTTTATCCCATTGTGTATCTcaaatgctctgttttcagACTACGTTTCCTaa
- the KCS20 gene encoding 3-ketoacyl-CoA synthase 20 (3-ketoacyl-CoA synthase 20 (KCS20); FUNCTIONS IN: fatty acid elongase activity; INVOLVED IN: response to cold, response to light stimulus, response to osmotic stress; LOCATED IN: membrane; EXPRESSED IN: 28 plant structures; EXPRESSED DURING: 13 growth stages; CONTAINS InterPro DOMAIN/s: Thiolase-like (InterPro:IPR016039), Very-long-chain 3-ketoacyl-CoA synthase (InterPro:IPR012392), 3-Oxoacyl-[acyl-carrier-protein (ACP)] synthase III C-terminal (InterPro:IPR013747), FAE1/Type III polyketide synthase-like protein (InterPro:IPR013601), Thiolase-like, subgroup (InterPro:IPR016038); BEST Arabidopsis thaliana protein match is: 3-ketoacyl-CoA synthase 2 (TAIR:AT1G04220.1); Has 1807 Blast hits to 1807 proteins in 277 species: Archae - 0; Bacteria - 0; Metazoa - 736; Fungi - 347; Plants - 385; Viruses - 0; Other Eukaryotes - 339 (source: NCBI BLink).) produces MSHNQNQPHRPVPVHVTNAEPNPNPNNLPNFLLSVRLKYVKLGYHYLISNALYILLLPLLAATIANLSSFTINDLSLLYNTLRFHFLSATLATALLISLSTAYFTTRPRRVFLLDFSCYKPDPSLICTRETFMDRSQRVGIFTEDNLAFQQKILERSGLGQKTYFPEALLRVPPNPCMEEARKEAETVMFGAIDAVLEKTGVKPKDIGILVVNCSLFNPTPSLSAMIVNKYKLRGNILSYNLGGMGCSAGLISIDLAKQMLQVQPNSYALVVSTENITLNWYLGNDRSMLLSNCIFRMGGAAVLLSNRSSDRSRSKYQLIHTVRTHKGADDNAFGCVYQREDNNAEETGKIGVSLSKNLMAIAGEALKTNITTLGPLVLPMSEQLLFFATLVARKVFKVKKIKPYIPDFKLAFEHFCIHAGGRAVLDEIEKNLDLSEWHMEPSRMTLNRFGNTSSSSLWYELAYSEAKGRIKRGDRTWQIAFGSGFKCNSAVWKALRTIDPMDEKTNPWIDEIDDFPVQVPRITPITSS; encoded by the exons ATGAGCCATAACCAAAACCAACCTCACCGGCCAGTCCCGGTCCATGTCACAAACGCCGAGCCAAACCCTAACCCAAACAACCTCCCAAACTTTCTATTATCCGTCCGTCTCAAATACGTAAAACTCGGTTACCACTACCTAATCTCCAACGCTCTCTACATCCTCCTCCTTCCTCTCCTCGCCGCAACAATCGCTAACCTCTCTTCTTTCACCATCAACGACCTCTCTCTCCTCTACAACACACTCCGTTTCCATTTCCTCTCCGCCACACTCGCCACCGCACtcttaatctctctctccaccGCTTACTTCACCACCCGTCCCCGCCGTGTCTTCCTCCTCGACTTCTCGTGTTACAAACCAGACCCTTCACTGATCTGCACTCGTGAAACATTCATGGACAGATCTCAACGTGTAGGCATCTTCACAGAAGACAACTTAGCTTTCCAACAAAAGATCCTCGAAAGATCCGGTCTAGGTCAGAAAACTTACTTCCCTGAAGCTCTTCTTCGTGTTCCTCCTAATCCTTGTATGGAAGAAGCGAGAAAAGAGGCAGAAACAGTTATGTTCGGAGCTATTGACGCGGTTCTTGAGAAGACCGGTGTGAAACCTAAAGATATTGGAATCCTTGTGGTGAATTGTAGCTTGTTTAATCCAACACCGTCACTTTCTGCTATGATTGTGAATAAGTATAAGCTTAGAGGCAACATTTTGAGCTATAATCTTGGTGGAATGGGATGTAGTGCTGGCCTTATCTCCATTGATCTCGCTAAACAGATGCTTCAG GTGCAACCAAACTCATACGCACTAGTGGTGAGCACAGAGAACATAACCCTAAACTGGTACTTAGGCAACGACCGATCAATGCTTCTATCTAACTGTATCTTCCGTATGGGCGGAGCCGCGGTACTTCTCTCGAACCGCTCCTCTGATCGCAGCCGTTCAAAATATCAGCTCATCCATACCGTCCGTACCCACAAAGGAGCTGATGACAACGCATTTGGCTGTGTTTACCAACGAGAAGACAACAACGCAGAAGAAACCGGCAAAATCGGAGTGTCCCTCTCTAAAAACCTAATGGCGATAGCTGGAGAAGCTCTCAAGACAAACATCACAACTCTCGGACCACTAGTTCTACCAATGTCCGAACAACTTCTCTTTTTCGCGACTCTTGTGGCCCGAAAAGTCTTCAAAGTCAAGAAAATAAAGCCTTACATTCCTGATTTCAAGCTAGCTTTCGAGCATTTCTGTATCCACGCGGGAGGTAGAGCCGTGCTCGACGAGATTGAGAAGAACTTGGATTTATCCGAATGGCACATGGAGCCATCGAGGATGACGTTGAACCGGTTTGGTAACACTTCGAGTAGCTCACTTTGGTATGAGCTTGCGTATAGTGAAGCTAAAGGAAGGATTAAGAGAGGAGATAGGACTTGGCAGATTGCTTTTGGATCGGGTTTTAAGTGTAATAGTGCAGTTTGGAAAGCTTTGAGAACGATTGATCCAATGGACGAGAAGACTAATCCATGGATTGATGAGATTGATGACTTTCCTGTTCAAGTTCCTAGGATCACTCCCATTACATCGTCGTAG